Proteins encoded by one window of Rutidosis leptorrhynchoides isolate AG116_Rl617_1_P2 chromosome 7, CSIRO_AGI_Rlap_v1, whole genome shotgun sequence:
- the LOC139857912 gene encoding protein PHLOEM PROTEIN 2-LIKE A10-like: MDLDLVNKSLNYTRKRKKWIFLLAALGFSTYGAIRVYNLPSMVKKRERFIKVFGALASIAELLGDSAETIGVVSKDLKEFIQSDSDEIPNSLRQLSKITRSDEVSESIVSVTRALTVGILRGYNKVGARKVDSGNSFADRALDKLFSPAGTGFVSVVVGSFAKNMVLAFYSGAEVDINGSTSSVQKWVDVIAEEKCKKLIGDCIQQFVSTLVTVYLDKTMDVNPYDQILSGLTNPAHEGKVTELLTSFCNGAVETLVKTSHQVITNPNEKGLMLNEMKMKKSESDGIVSRISSTLAVPSNRRLVLDLTGRVTFTTIRTFLDFFLDQLSTGVKRKVDGVHEEAIDRGREVYRYVSTKSYTVMTICLSVWLHVLSSPWSFASA, from the coding sequence ATGGATTTAGATCTTGTGAATAAGAGCTTGAATTACACTCGTAAGAGAAAGAAATGGATCTTTCTCCTTGCAGCGTTAGGGTTTTCAACTTATGGTGCAATTAGGGTTTACAATTTACCTTCTATGGTCAAAAAGAGGGAAAGATTCATCAAGGTCTTCGGTGCGTTAGCTTCGATTGCTGAATTATTAGGTGATTCTGCTGAGACAATCGGTGTCGTTTCAAAGGATTTGAAAGAGTTCATACAGTCCGATTCTGATGAAATCCCGAATAGTTTAAGACAGTTGTCGAAAATTACGAGATCCGATGAGGTTTCGGAGTCTATCGTTAGTGTTACACGAGCTTTAACTGTTGGAATTttgcgaggttataataaggttggtgCGAGAAAGGTTGATTCAGGTAATAGTTTTGCAGATAGAGCTTTGGATAAGCTGTTTTCGCCTGCAGGAACTGGTTTTGTTTCTGTTGTGGTTGGGAGTTTCGCTAAGAATATGGTTTTGGCGTTTTATTCGGGTGCAGAGGTTGATATAAATGGTTCAACAAGTTCGGTTCAGAAATGGGTGGACGTAATAGCTGAAGAGAAATGTAAGAAATTGATTGGTGATTGTATTCAGCAGTTTGTAAGCACATTAGTGACTGTTTATCTTGACAAAACTATGGATGTTAACCCGTATGATCAGATCTTATCAGGGTTAACAAACCCTGCACATGAAGGAAAAGTAACGGAGTTATTAACTTCGTTTTGTAACGGTGCTGTTGAGACTCTTGTGAAAACATCTCACCAGGTTATAACGAATCCTAACGAGAAAGGACTGATGTTgaatgaaatgaaaatgaaaaaaagTGAAAGTGATGGTATTGTGAGTAGGATTTCGTCTACTTTGGCTGTTCCTAGTAACAGAAGGCTAGTTCTTGATTTAACGGGGAGGGTAACGTTTACTACTATACGAACGTTTTTGGATTTTTTCTTGGATCAGTTATCAACGGGTGTTAAACGAAAGGTTGATGGGGTTCATGAAGAGGCGATTGACAGAGGACGTGAAGTTTACAGGTACGTGAGTACGAAATCTTATACTGTTATGACTATTTGTCTTTCGGTTTGGTTGCACGTATTAAGCAGTCCATGGAGTTTTGCATCAGCATAA